A section of the Choristoneura fumiferana chromosome 5, NRCan_CFum_1, whole genome shotgun sequence genome encodes:
- the LOC141427769 gene encoding uncharacterized protein, which translates to MNILELPVEIGILIFSYLDTKSKINAYSIFELREFYAPCLLRKLDISRSSVASMKTLTLDIFQDFAANIQELNLSGIADLAFDQLVNHIQRCTNLKTLDVTFTSIYLSDLADICTENLKNISINFFKWPRKNKCDDVWKKSLDVFKRQQFEYVHFVVFEFFDSDSPLVFMKDVPRTKYLKITVADNYRDLWEIDEEDIPSDVEGPIDIIFTKLFYIFRDCRVTHKSSRSLRGVSNLDFKQIEYIFIMYLEKIYIYVSPVFSRIFALNCTDLQIEICTFLPLDFLLDGNIIFKAWNKAITDFNDVFFESLLKELADYFPTYMCMHKRLEMKVTEAPSNWYCIDSCEGFERVLDNLPEKVTLTDFCRREGTVLRCNRPITLVSESKTLKNITYLRLSNICLKEDFFATLFVQCKNLCTLDVYIEKRGRLGTYRGSSLSLSNSIYLTKSLKNIKLTSEDIEYEMIFASLCQCPTLENIHICEYERTLADNEIDVQNILLLIEKCNDLYSLFIEADMSPESLTVLMAPLRAAAQNLQRDHLCIEVCDCYGGWNPFADVFNPSPLHILD; encoded by the coding sequence ATGAATATACTAGAACTTCCCGTTGAAATTGGAATATTAATATTCTCCTATTTAGATACGAAATCTAAGATAAATGCGTACAGCATTTTTGAGTTGAGAGAATTTTACGCGCCATGTCTTCTGAGGAAGTTGGATATATCGCGAAGTTCAGTGGCTTCTATGAAGACTTTAACCCTGGACATATTTCAAGACTTTGCGGCAAATATACAAGAACTAAATCTAAGTGGTATAGCAGATCTCGCATTTGACCAACTCGTAAATCACATACAACGATGTACCAACTTAAAAACGCTAGATGTAACTTTCACCAGCATATATTTATCAGACTTGGCTGACATCTGtacagaaaatttaaaaaacataagtattAATTTCTTCAAATGGCCCAGAAAGAATAAGTGTGATGATGTGTGGAAGAAAAGCTTAGATGTTTTTAAGCGTCAACAGTTCGAATATGtacattttgttgtatttgaGTTCTTCGATTCAGATTCTCCGCTTGTATTCATGAAAGATGTACCTAGAACTAAGTATCTCAAGATAACAGTAGCTGATAATTACAGGGATTTGTGGGAAATTGATGAGGAAGATATACCCTCTGATGTCGAAGGCcctattgatataattttcacaAAGCTATTTTACATATTTCGCGACTGCCGCGTCACTCATAAATCGTCTAGAAGCTTAAGAGGAGTGTCGAATTTGGATTTCAAACAAatagaatacatttttattatgtatttagagAAAATATACATCTACGTTTCCCCTGTGTTCAGCAGAATATTTGCGTTGAATTGCACGGATCTACAAATAGAAATATGCACTTTTTTACCTCTCGATTTCTTACTAGatggaaatattatatttaaagcgTGGAACAAGGCGATAACAGATTTTAATGATGTGTTTTTCGaaagtttattaaaagaatTAGCGGATTATTTTCCTACTTACATGTGTATGCATAAAAGGTTAGAAATGAAAGTAACCGAAGCACCTAGTAATTGGTATTGCATCGATTCCTGTGAAGGCTTTGAGAGAGTTTTGGATAATCTACCAGAAAAAGTAACATTAACCGACTTTTGTAGAAGAGAAGGTACTGTCCTACGATGCAATCGCCCCATAACGTTGGTATCAGAGTCGAAAACGTTGAAAAACATAACTTATTTAAGACTTAGCAACATTTGTTTGAAAGAAGATTTCTTCGCTACTCTTTTTGTGCAATGCAAAAATCTATGTACCCTTGATGTTTACATCGAGAAGCGCGGTCGTTTGGGCACGTATCGGGGCTCGTCTCTGTCCTTATCCAACTCAATATATCTGACAAAGAGCCTTAAGAATATAAAACTGACATCAGAAGACATAGAATACGAGATGATCTTTGCTTCTCTGTGCCAGTGTCCGACGTTGGAAAATATTCACATCTGTGAGTACGAGCGTACGCTAGCGGACAATGAGATAGATGTGCAAAACATCTTGTTGCTTATAGAGAAATGTAACGATTTGTACAGTTTGTTTATTGAAGCGGACATGTCTCCTGAGAGCCTGACAGTACTTATGGCTCCTTTAAGAGCTGCCGCGCAGAATCTTCAGCGAGACCACTTATGTATCGAAGTATGCGACTGCTATGGAGGTTGGAACCCTTTTGCTGACGTGTTTAACCCTAGTCCTTTGCATATACTAGACTGA